The genomic interval TAGTTCTCAGGTCAGGAAATACACAAAGGAGTTGGTTTCTACTGAGACCAATTTTTCTCAgcctatttcttctttttaaaaagcagaagaaatcCGTGTGTGCCTTTCAACATCAGAGGCAGTTGAAACAATGACTATGGGAATGACACTGGTAGattagttttaaaatacaaacgATTCCATCTCTGTATTCCTTCTCATCcatgttttctccttttctccatgcAGCTTACCACATGGTCAAAATATGCCAAACACAAGGCAATGGAAAATGACACTGCAGTAGATAGATTTCTTTTACTGGGCTTGTCTAATGTTCCAGGTCTTCAACTAGTTCTCTTTGTGGTATTCTTGtgtatttacattgccaccatcCTAGGCAATgtcaccattattgttatcatcaatGTGGATGTTGCTCTCCACATTCCTATGTACTTCTTCCTTGAGAACCTATCCTTCCTGGAGATTTGCTACACTTCAGTCACGATCCCCAGGTTGCTTCAGAACACTCTTGCCCTGGACAAAACTATTTCCTTCAGTGCATGTGCCACTCAGAtgtatttcttcctcttctttggtgTCACTGAGTGTTGTCTTCTGGCTGTCATGGCATATGATCGCTATGTGGCTATATGCAACCCACTGAGATACACAGCTATCATGAGAAAGAAAGTCTGTGTCCAGATTGCTGCCTTGTCCTGGATTTGTGGTTGTCTGGTGGCTTTGGGTCATACCACCTTCATTTTTAGCATGTCCTTCTGTGATTCTAATGTTATCAACCATTTCTTCTGTGAAATTCAGCCAGTGCTAAAGCTAGTGTGTGGGGACACGTACTGGAATGAAATTCaaattattgttgctgctgcatttgtggttttgataccTTTCATGCTGATTCTCATGTCCTATTGCCATATCATTTCtgccattttacagatgaaatcaGCCAAGAGCCGTCAGAAGGCTTTTTCCACCTGCTCCTCAcaccttgttgttgtttctttattttatggAACAGCCATTTTTATGTACATTCGTCCCAAATCCAGCCACTCTCTGAATGTGgacaaacttctctctctcttctacacagttataacaccgATATTGAATCCCATCATCTACAGTCTGAGGAACACAGAGGTAAAAGGAGCTCTGAGAAAGACAGCGTTGAAGCTAATTCCATCAAAatgaagtgtttttttaaaaaatagatttctgCAAGACATTATTAGCCCATATAATAACAATGTAATTTGTATAAATGGGAATTGCATTTTCAtctcatgtttttaaatataaactGGGGGATCAAAAGTGGACAGCAAAAAGTGTATGTTAATCTGAGGTGCTGAGTATGTAAATAACAAGGTGCATTATCATATTGGTCCAAAGTGAGGAGGAACATCCAGCCCTGTAGAATGCTACAACAGGAGAACAACCTGGAAACCATATATAAAGGTATCAGATTTTGAAATGGATATGGTTATGTGAATATGATAATTGCCCGTTTCTGTAATAGGTAATATTGCCAGTTTTTGCTAATTTCTAAGCCATTTTGCTAATGGTACTGGAAAATATATGTGTTTTTCTTTAAGATTTAAAGTTTTATGAAAGCTAGGAATCTTGACACAGATTGTAAAGGTGATAAAATCTGTGCAAAGACACTATTTTGAAATTAGGACAGATGTTCAAATATGTCTTAGCATATAAATAGAGAACAGCCATGACTTTTTGGCATTCTGAAGATACAAGTTCACTTGTCTTTGGGCAATGGACATGCCTGTGCAAAATTCTTCATATTTAGTTTGTGGATAAATTGCTGTGGATTTGATATAAATGGTATAGGCATGCAAATATGTCTTAGTTATTTAGTTTATTCCTTTGTTCTGTTTATACTgaacttacatttaaaaaaaccctccaggGATAGCAGTAACAGGGCAAAACCAACCAATCAATAGGCATCTAAAAAGCCAGTATATTgtcaagcaaacaaaacaacaagctGTAGTAGATGGAATAATATTTACTTACAGTAGCACCTAAGCATGGATACATGCTTGGAAGCAATAAGCCAACAAACTAATGTCACCTCAGCTACCAGGCACAGAGCATTCTTAATTCAGGGTGCTACTGTGGAGAAGTCCAGGTTACCACTCTTTGTTATGCCCTCCCAGTAGAAAGAATACTAAGACAGAACATGGACATGCTGATAGAGCAGTAGTTCCTAatctgtgggtcaggacccctttgggggtcaactgaccctttcatgggggtcgcctaagaccattggaaaacacctatttaattacagttatgaagtatcaatgaaaataatttcatgggtttcaccacaacattaggaactGTATTAAATGTTGGGAACCAGTGTGATAGAGGGAGAGGCAAGCTTTTAAATAGCTGGAATTTGGTCCAGAAACAATCAATGCAACTCtctgatggggggaggggggaactgtGGCAACAAATGGTCTTAGATTcacattgttattgtgtgccttcaagtaatttctgatttatggccaccct from Sceloporus undulatus isolate JIND9_A2432 ecotype Alabama chromosome 6, SceUnd_v1.1, whole genome shotgun sequence carries:
- the LOC121934783 gene encoding olfactory receptor 10C1-like encodes the protein MMKNGKRLQNKAMENDTAVDRFLLLGLSNVPGLQLVLFVVFLCIYIATILGNVTIIVIINVDVALHIPMYFFLENLSFLEICYTSVTIPRLLQNTLALDKTISFSACATQMYFFLFFGVTECCLLAVMAYDRYVAICNPLRYTAIMRKKVCVQIAALSWICGCLVALGHTTFIFSMSFCDSNVINHFFCEIQPVLKLVCGDTYWNEIQIIVAAAFVVLIPFMLILMSYCHIISAILQMKSAKSRQKAFSTCSSHLVVVSLFYGTAIFMYIRPKSSHSLNVDKLLSLFYTVITPILNPIIYSLRNTEVKGALRKTALKLIPSK